In Clostridium sp., one DNA window encodes the following:
- a CDS encoding ABC transporter ATP-binding protein, with translation MGIKLIKRIMYLSGKYRNRIRVSFILAFIETILQKMPTVYAFYVFLKIMNNDMTSRNCINLFIVMIITVILQIIVHYLSDRLQSAAGYMIFADSRVQLGDHFRKIPMGYYTEGNMGKISSVLSSDMLFIEENIMNKIAVTTSYIVGTLLMNIFLFVLDYRLGIITFITIVLFYIVTEKMGEHMDEQSFIRQRQNEKLTDSVISFVEGMSVMRSFNLMGSESKSLRNAFKDSKDCAINLETEVGKWMLRVFLLAAVSTSIIFAASIYLYKIKEMPGAYLIGVLLFVFDFFAPLKALAGDMNMMMIMSKCLDRINELFKVKELSQEGNSTMPESEKSTPELEFKNVSFRYEEKDVLKDINIKLYPKTMTALVGLSGGGKSTIVNLVPRFWDIKKGTIKVRGINIKDFSLVTLMDSISMVFQRNYLFQDTIYNNIKMGSKNATREQVIEAVKKARCYEFINRLTQGLETIVGEGGASLSGGEKQRISIARCILKDAPIVILDEATANIDADNEFYIQEAISELVRDKTLLVIAHRLNTVKAADQILVVDGGRIAEGGKHEELLNNNGLYAKLYGIIEK, from the coding sequence ATGGGAATTAAATTAATTAAAAGAATTATGTATTTATCCGGAAAATATAGAAATAGAATAAGAGTGTCCTTTATACTTGCTTTTATAGAGACCATTCTTCAGAAAATGCCTACAGTATATGCTTTTTATGTATTCTTAAAAATAATGAACAATGATATGACATCCAGGAACTGTATAAATTTATTTATAGTTATGATAATTACGGTTATATTGCAGATAATTGTGCATTATTTGTCCGACAGGCTGCAAAGTGCTGCAGGCTATATGATATTTGCAGATTCAAGGGTTCAGTTGGGAGATCATTTTAGGAAAATTCCCATGGGCTATTATACAGAAGGGAATATGGGCAAAATCAGCTCGGTATTAAGCAGTGATATGCTGTTTATAGAAGAAAATATAATGAATAAAATAGCAGTTACAACCAGCTATATTGTCGGAACACTATTAATGAATATATTTTTGTTTGTTCTGGATTACAGGCTGGGCATCATTACCTTTATTACAATAGTGCTTTTTTACATTGTTACGGAAAAAATGGGTGAACATATGGACGAGCAGTCATTTATCAGGCAGAGACAAAATGAGAAATTAACAGATTCCGTAATTTCATTTGTAGAAGGAATGTCTGTTATGAGAAGCTTTAATTTAATGGGCTCCGAATCCAAATCTCTAAGAAATGCCTTTAAGGACAGCAAGGACTGTGCGATTAATTTAGAAACTGAAGTGGGAAAATGGATGTTAAGAGTATTCCTTCTGGCAGCAGTATCCACATCTATTATATTTGCAGCATCAATTTATCTTTATAAAATAAAAGAAATGCCGGGAGCATATTTGATAGGAGTGCTGCTGTTTGTATTTGATTTTTTCGCACCTTTAAAGGCACTTGCAGGAGACATGAATATGATGATGATAATGAGCAAATGCTTGGATAGAATAAATGAACTTTTTAAGGTAAAAGAATTAAGTCAGGAAGGGAATTCCACCATGCCGGAATCAGAAAAAAGTACACCTGAGCTGGAATTCAAAAATGTATCTTTCAGATACGAAGAAAAAGATGTTTTAAAGGATATCAACATAAAATTATATCCGAAAACCATGACTGCATTGGTAGGGCTTTCCGGAGGAGGAAAATCCACTATTGTCAATTTGGTTCCAAGATTCTGGGATATAAAGAAGGGAACCATAAAAGTCAGAGGTATAAATATAAAAGATTTCTCACTTGTAACACTCATGGACAGTATAAGTATGGTATTTCAAAGAAATTATTTATTTCAGGATACTATTTACAACAATATAAAAATGGGTTCAAAAAATGCAACAAGAGAACAGGTTATTGAAGCAGTGAAAAAAGCAAGATGCTATGAGTTTATAAATAGGCTTACTCAAGGACTTGAAACTATAGTGGGAGAAGGAGGTGCAAGCCTTTCGGGAGGAGAAAAACAGAGGATTTCTATTGCCCGTTGTATTTTAAAGGACGCTCCCATAGTTATATTGGATGAAGCGACGGCAAATATTGACGCTGACAATGAATTTTATATACAGGAAGCAATTTCCGAATTGGTAAGAGATAAAACTCTTCTTGTTATAGCTCATAGATTAAATACGGTTAAAGCTGCAGATCAAATTTTAGTAGTAGACGGAGGTAGAATTGCAGAAGGGGGAAAGCACGAAGAACTATTAAATAATAATGGACTGTATGCTAAATTATATGGGATTATAGAGAAATGA
- a CDS encoding ABC transporter ATP-binding protein: MFSKIIQYADSHKNKIYLSILQCFLSVAFGIIPFFMSYQIIVRVTEFEELDVQYILVRIAVVILSLILQAIYYSKGLNNSHKAAYNILHRIRVSLQGKLEKLPLGYVQGMGVGGLKKMFTDDIEGIEVLLAHAIPEGIANCMIPILVIISMLFVDWRLALLSLAAMPFGIIAFFTMFSIGKSSMEPYYNAGTRMNNTIVEYINGMEVVKVFNQGGEYFGRYRNDILNYRDKTLSWYKSCWPSMSAYKVLIPANAIVMLPVGAYMVINGMVNLSDLILIFCLSSGIGIPLLRLVSFLPALTQLNYKIGNLEKIMDQKPIETGSGSFNGDNYDIKFDNISFAYEDEEVIKDLSLEAKEKEVTALVGESGSGKSTLAKLLVHYYDVLSGSITIGGQDIRNFSLEILGNLISYVSQDNYLFNISLLENIRIGNPKATDKQVLLAAEKAQCMDIIENLPQGYNTIVGGAGNKLSGGEKQRICLARALLKNAPIVVLDEATSFIDSKNEELMNEAIRETVKEKTLIVIAHRLKTISDADKIYVLKDGKIESEGKHEELIEHSEIYKMLWNAGIKSERWNPKGEEYGN; this comes from the coding sequence ATGTTTAGTAAAATAATTCAATATGCTGACAGTCATAAAAATAAAATTTATTTATCTATACTGCAGTGTTTTTTATCTGTGGCATTTGGGATAATACCGTTTTTTATGAGCTATCAAATTATAGTAAGAGTAACTGAATTTGAAGAATTGGATGTGCAATATATTCTGGTTAGAATAGCAGTAGTAATATTATCCCTTATATTGCAGGCGATTTATTACAGTAAAGGCTTAAATAATTCTCACAAGGCAGCGTACAATATTTTGCACAGAATAAGAGTATCTCTGCAAGGAAAACTTGAAAAGCTGCCACTTGGATATGTCCAGGGAATGGGGGTTGGCGGCCTTAAGAAGATGTTCACAGATGACATAGAAGGTATTGAGGTTCTTCTAGCACATGCAATACCTGAGGGAATTGCCAATTGTATGATACCCATCCTTGTTATAATTTCAATGTTATTTGTGGATTGGAGATTGGCACTGCTTTCGCTGGCAGCAATGCCCTTTGGAATAATAGCTTTCTTTACTATGTTCAGTATCGGCAAGAGCAGTATGGAACCTTATTATAACGCAGGCACAAGAATGAACAATACAATTGTAGAGTATATAAACGGAATGGAAGTAGTTAAAGTATTTAATCAAGGGGGAGAATACTTCGGAAGATATAGAAATGATATATTAAATTACAGGGACAAGACCCTCTCCTGGTACAAGTCCTGCTGGCCATCGATGTCAGCATATAAGGTGCTCATACCCGCTAATGCCATAGTAATGCTGCCTGTGGGTGCATATATGGTAATTAACGGTATGGTAAACCTTTCAGACTTGATATTAATTTTCTGCCTTTCATCAGGTATAGGAATACCGCTTTTAAGGCTAGTGTCCTTTCTGCCGGCCTTGACACAATTAAATTATAAAATAGGAAATCTTGAAAAAATAATGGATCAAAAACCTATAGAAACAGGCTCAGGGAGTTTTAACGGTGACAATTACGATATCAAATTTGACAATATTTCATTTGCATATGAAGATGAGGAGGTAATAAAGGATCTTTCATTAGAAGCTAAAGAAAAAGAGGTAACTGCTTTAGTCGGTGAATCAGGCAGCGGCAAAAGCACCCTGGCCAAGCTTCTGGTTCATTATTACGATGTGCTGTCAGGCAGCATTACAATAGGGGGACAGGATATTCGGAATTTCAGCCTGGAAATACTGGGGAATCTTATTTCCTATGTATCTCAGGATAACTATTTATTTAATATATCACTTTTGGAGAATATCAGGATAGGAAATCCTAAGGCAACGGATAAGCAGGTATTATTGGCGGCGGAAAAAGCTCAATGCATGGATATTATTGAAAACTTGCCACAGGGATACAATACTATAGTGGGAGGAGCGGGGAATAAACTTTCAGGCGGGGAAAAACAGAGGATTTGTTTGGCGAGGGCACTGTTAAAAAATGCACCTATTGTGGTATTGGATGAGGCTACTTCATTTATTGACTCAAAAAATGAGGAGCTTATGAATGAGGCAATCAGAGAAACAGTAAAAGAAAAAACCCTTATAGTTATAGCCCATAGATTAAAGACAATTTCTGACGCTGACAAAATTTATGTACTTAAAGACGGGAAGATAGAGTCAGAAGGAAAGCATGAAGAACTGATAGAACACAGTGAAATATATAAAATGCTTTGGAACGCCGGTATAAAAAGTGAAAGGTGGAATCCTAAAGGAGAAGAATATGGGAATTAA
- a CDS encoding helix-turn-helix transcriptional regulator → MKESFGSENITAQFRGFNLLVYSDRIPDEIKKMMQEHFDIGLNLIEKKLKKIKIYCILRADRELKHICEEIYNLLCVGRRGIIRLKTLELLNYISSIDFSFEDKYQVFSRDCIEKTKSIRDYMIDNLSKKVTIDHICKKFDITATLFKKCFKELYQYPPHEYLNRIKMARAAELLVSTNMNILEVSVEIGCSSSSNFTRAFREIYRVSPLQYRKNQIKL, encoded by the coding sequence ATGAAAGAATCCTTTGGCTCTGAAAATATCACAGCACAGTTCAGAGGTTTTAATCTTTTGGTGTATTCGGATAGGATTCCTGATGAAATCAAAAAAATGATGCAGGAGCATTTTGATATAGGTCTAAATCTTATAGAAAAAAAGTTAAAGAAAATTAAAATATACTGTATACTTAGAGCAGATAGGGAATTAAAGCATATTTGTGAAGAAATCTATAACCTGCTGTGTGTGGGCAGAAGAGGCATAATAAGATTAAAAACTTTGGAATTGTTAAATTATATATCTTCCATAGATTTTTCTTTTGAAGACAAATACCAGGTATTTTCCAGAGATTGCATTGAAAAGACTAAATCCATCAGAGATTATATGATTGATAATTTATCTAAAAAAGTGACCATAGATCATATATGTAAAAAGTTTGACATTACAGCCACTCTTTTTAAGAAGTGCTTCAAGGAGTTGTATCAATATCCTCCTCATGAATATTTAAACAGGATAAAAATGGCCAGGGCAGCGGAACTTTTGGTTTCAACCAATATGAATATTTTAGAGGTATCGGTTGAAATAGGCTGCTCAAGTTCAAGCAATTTTACCAGGGCATTTAGAGAAATATATAGAGTAAGCCCGTTACAATACAGAAAAAATCAAATTAAGTTGTAA
- a CDS encoding AEC family transporter, which produces MGDITMSIFLYILGNNIIPIFMLIGLGFIINKKFELSVFTLSKLNFYIFIPGFIFYNLYTTNLSYGMLMILLFCMVNLIINDLIARVISKIRKYDLSQENAFKNSIMFNNTGNIGVSLVTLIFGSAPFVIDGKTPYLSQALAAQIMILVFMNITMNTIGFYNAGRANMDIKDSMHQIFTMPSIYVILIALLLKYIQIDITITPLWPAIEYIKGGLVPMALITLGTQLSKTKFDFRDNNVNTAVFARLIIGPVLALGLIYVFRFKGVIAQTAFISYSVPTAVNTALIAVECHNNQDFASQEVMASTIYSAVTLTSAIYIARILFPV; this is translated from the coding sequence ATGGGGGATATAACAATGTCTATTTTTTTATATATACTAGGAAATAATATTATACCTATTTTCATGTTAATTGGATTAGGATTTATAATAAACAAAAAATTTGAACTAAGCGTATTTACACTTAGTAAATTAAATTTTTACATATTTATACCTGGATTTATATTTTATAATCTTTATACAACTAATTTATCTTATGGTATGCTTATGATTTTACTTTTTTGTATGGTGAATCTAATAATCAACGATTTAATAGCTAGAGTTATTTCTAAAATTCGCAAATATGATTTGAGCCAGGAAAATGCCTTTAAAAATTCCATTATGTTTAATAATACAGGAAATATAGGTGTATCTCTTGTTACTCTTATTTTTGGGAGTGCACCTTTTGTAATTGATGGTAAGACACCTTATTTGAGTCAAGCCCTTGCAGCTCAGATTATGATTCTTGTGTTTATGAATATTACAATGAATACAATTGGTTTCTACAATGCAGGAAGAGCCAATATGGATATAAAAGATTCAATGCACCAAATATTTACTATGCCATCCATATATGTAATACTTATTGCTTTGCTGCTTAAATATATTCAAATTGACATAACTATAACACCATTATGGCCTGCAATTGAATATATAAAAGGCGGGCTGGTGCCAATGGCGTTAATAACGTTAGGGACCCAGCTTTCAAAGACTAAATTTGATTTTAGAGACAACAATGTAAATACAGCAGTTTTTGCACGGCTTATTATAGGACCTGTGCTTGCATTGGGCTTAATATATGTATTCAGGTTTAAAGGAGTTATTGCACAGACAGCATTTATCTCTTATTCAGTACCAACAGCTGTCAATACAGCTTTAATTGCTGTTGAATGCCATAATAATCAGGACTTTGCATCTCAGGAGGTAATGGCATCAACTATTTATAGTGCTGTTACACTTACATCGGCTATATACATAGCTAGAATTTTATTTCCTGTTTAA